The Desulfovibrio piger DNA segment GCGTGGATTCCGGGATCCCGGCCCTCTTCGTGACCCTGCTGGCCAAGGAGATCACCTCGCCCTTCAGCACGGCCCCCCAGGAACAGGCCCCGGCACAGCCGCAGGACGAACGGCGTCCCTGACAGGCACCTGCATCCGGCGCCGGCGCTGGCCCGCAGCGCTGACCTTGGTCCGCCCCGGTACCTTCCGGAGAGGCGGGGCCATCTTTTGCGTCCGTCCGGCACCGGACGATCCGTGCGTGCCTGACGGCCGCCGGGTATGGACGGCGTGTCGTGATACGGCGGCCTCCCCGGTCCCCTGCCGCGCTGCCGCTTTTCCCGCCGAGCCCTTTCCGATCCCCGCCCCGTCTGGACGTCCGCGCCCAGTTCTGCTAGAAAGCTCCCCCCGTCAGCGTGCCCAGCACCACGGGAATCTTCACCCTCCGCAAGGAAACTGTCATGCGTCTGGATGCTCTTGTCATCAATCTGAACCGCTTCGGGGATCTGCTGCTCAGCCAGCCCCTGCTGCACGACCTGCACAAGGCCGGGCGCAGCACCACGCTGCTTTGTCTGGAAAAATACGCGGACACCGAGGGCCTGCTGCAATTCGCCAGCCCCCTGCTCACCGTGCCCGATCACCTGGTCAGCCCCGAACAGGCCGACGCCACCCGCCACGAACTGCAGGCGTGGGCCGAAAACCTGCGCGCCACCGTGCAGGCCGACCACATCATCAACCTGACGCCCAGCATGCCCGCCCGTCTGCTGGCCACCGCCCTGGCCCCCGCGCCCGAGGCCGTGCTGGGCTTCGGACTGGACCACAAAGGGCGTCCGCGCGTGGACGGCCTCTGGCCCGCCTTTCTCCATGCCGCCGAGCTGCGCCAAAGCAACGCGCCCTTCAACCTGGCCGACATGTTCCGCATGACCGGCGCTCCCCTACTGGGCGGCCTTTCCGGCCGGCTGCTCTCCCAGCCCGGCTCCGGCCTGCTCAGCGAACTGGGCACCGAGGCCCGCGAGACGGCCCGCCGCCTGCTGGCCCACGCACCGGTGATCCGGCACGGCTTCATCGGCATGCAGCTGGGCGCCAGCGAAAAACGCCGCCAGTGGCCGGTGAGCCACTTTGTGGAGCTGGGCAAGCGCATCTGGCAGGAAGAGGGCATCTGCCCCGTCCTGCTGGGCGAGGCCTCGGAACGCCCCCTGGCCGACGAATACGCCCGCCTGACCAGCACCCCCTTCGTGGACGTGGTGGGACAGACCAATATCTTCGAGCTGGGCGCCGTCCTG contains these protein-coding regions:
- a CDS encoding glycosyltransferase family 9 protein — translated: MRLDALVINLNRFGDLLLSQPLLHDLHKAGRSTTLLCLEKYADTEGLLQFASPLLTVPDHLVSPEQADATRHELQAWAENLRATVQADHIINLTPSMPARLLATALAPAPEAVLGFGLDHKGRPRVDGLWPAFLHAAELRQSNAPFNLADMFRMTGAPLLGGLSGRLLSQPGSGLLSELGTEARETARRLLAHAPVIRHGFIGMQLGASEKRRQWPVSHFVELGKRIWQEEGICPVLLGEASERPLADEYARLTSTPFVDVVGQTNIFELGAVLREMAMLVTNNTGTMHLAAGLGLPLLSIFLATAQPCDTGPYLPGSCCLEPTLPCHPCPHDHDCVLGEKCRHHISASIVADLVLAKLTSGQWSEGITTSACREARIWQTATDSRGFITTTCLSDHKADDRTLWLCQQRVYWRRILDDLTSGATEPTPLTNVPLSMACPNYSSQFAARVGKALSHCAHLLQTLLQECAPLPESFDPTGHPLCMTILQHMQSCPELASMAFFWHQLCQHYQGRGPRFLQAVRLLHAHILRWAKSFD